A stretch of Electrophorus electricus isolate fEleEle1 chromosome 3, fEleEle1.pri, whole genome shotgun sequence DNA encodes these proteins:
- the rgs4 gene encoding regulator of G-protein signaling 4: protein MCKGLAALPATCLKSAKDIKHKIGFLLQKPEPVQEHRLPKEKETATAVKSCAHVDTEKWKTSFNNLIKNEVGRVAFTTFLKSEFSQENIEFWEACEDFKRMPTENMELKAKQIFEQYIDVESPEQVNLDSATREETRRNLEKCDISCFDEAQSKIFILMEKDSYRRFLKSQLFLDLSQPPRDEKPCGLQRKGTFTEFGQCLLSHCA from the exons ATGTGTAAGGGGCTTGCAGCCCTACCTGCAACATGCTTGAAAAG TGCAAAAGACATCAAGCATAAGATTGGGTTCCTGCTCCAGAAGCCAGAGCCTGTTCAGGAGCACAGGCTCCCTAAGGAAAAGGAGACGGCCACTGCAGTGAAAAG CTGTGCTCATGTTGATACTGAGAAATGGAAAACATCATTTAACAACTTGATTAAGAATGAGG ttggGCGGGTTGCATTTACAACCTTTTTGAAGTCTGAGTTCAGTCAGGAAAATATTGAATTCTGGGAGGCTTGTGAGGACTTCAAGAGAATGCCCACAGAAAATATGGAATTAAAAGCCAAACAGATCTTTGAGCAATACATCGATGTTGAGTCCCCAGAGCAG GTTAACTTGGACTCTGCAACAAGAGAAGAAACCAGAAGGAATTTGGAAAAGTGTGATATCAGCTGCTTTGATGAGGCTCAGAGTAAGATTTTTATACTGATGGAGAAAGACTCATATAGGCGCTTTCTGAAGTCCCAGCTGTTCCTAGACCTGTCACAACCACCCAGGGATGAAAAGCCCTGCGGCTTGCAGAGGAAGGGAACCTTTACTGAGTTTGGTCAGTGCCTCCTGTCACATTGTGCCTAA